A region of the Polynucleobacter sp. MWH-Braz-FAM2G genome:
AAAAGTATGTTGCAAGATCAGTTGCTATTTGAAATAGCAGGACAGGCTCAGAACGGGGAGGAATGCCTCAGATCCATGAAAGAGGTTAATCCCAATATGGTGATACTGGATCTAGATATGCCAAAGACTGATGGGTTTGATGTCATACGACGCATTGGATTGATGTACCCAGATGTTCGGATGTTGATTCTCTCAAGCATGGATGAGGCTGTCTATGGGGGAAGAGTACGCTCCTTAGGCGGCCATGGATTTGTCAATAAAACTGCTGGGGCTGATGTCATCCTGGCAGCCTGCGTCGCCATCTCCCAAGGTTACAACTTCTTTACTCATGGCAAAAATGGAAATAGCTCATTAAGTGATAACGATAAGCTAGCTCTAATTTCTGACCGAGAATTACAGGTGATGAAGTACCTAGGCAAAGGAAATACCAATCAACAAATTTCCGACATGCTACATATCAGCAATAAGACAGTAGCAACTTATAAAACAAGAGTTTTTGACAAATTAGGCATAAACAATATTGCTGATCTTATCTTGTTCTGTCGCATGAACAACATTATTGAAAGCTAAGTAAGAATGCATCGATCCATTGTCAGAATTGCTCTGTTAACCCTACTAAATGGGTTCATCAGCAACGCCTCTGCGAATACGTTCACCCAAAAGGAACAACAGTGGATCGATGCCCACCCTGTAGTCAAATTTAGCATTCACGAAAAATATGCGTCTTATTTAGAGGCCGATGAAAAAGGTGAATATGGAGTATTTCATGGACTTTTAAGCAAGCTTAGTGAAATGACTCAGCAAGAGTTTTTACCCAAATGGCGCAAGAGCGAACAAGAAGGATTGCAACAAATTGCAAACGGTGATGTTGATTTCATTATTGATCCACCCTCCCTCGACGATGAGTATCTT
Encoded here:
- a CDS encoding response regulator transcription factor gives rise to the protein MRKRVMLVDDHPAMLMALKSMLQDQLLFEIAGQAQNGEECLRSMKEVNPNMVILDLDMPKTDGFDVIRRIGLMYPDVRMLILSSMDEAVYGGRVRSLGGHGFVNKTAGADVILAACVAISQGYNFFTHGKNGNSSLSDNDKLALISDRELQVMKYLGKGNTNQQISDMLHISNKTVATYKTRVFDKLGINNIADLILFCRMNNIIES